Proteins encoded together in one Rossellomorea sp. y25 window:
- a CDS encoding GNAT family N-acetyltransferase — translation MYMKEQYVFRNDQIYKAVIRNYSKDDFDDLISVQKRAFPHPFPSELWWNKDQLAHHLFHFPLGSMCVEVDGKLVGSMTSLIVDFDPLEPHHTWEDITDDGYIRTHNENGNTLYVVDLCIDPDYRGFKLGKVLMNAMFEIVVHLKLDRLLGGGRIPTYHKVAKDFPIDDYIQKLTSGEFKDPVITFLLQTGRTPLKAVKGYLKDEESCDYGILMEWKNPFKSSKF, via the coding sequence ATGTACATGAAAGAACAGTATGTTTTCAGAAACGATCAAATTTATAAAGCTGTTATCAGAAATTATTCCAAGGATGATTTCGACGACTTGATATCCGTTCAAAAAAGAGCATTCCCACATCCCTTCCCATCAGAATTGTGGTGGAATAAAGACCAACTCGCTCATCATTTGTTTCATTTCCCTCTTGGGTCCATGTGTGTGGAAGTTGACGGGAAGTTAGTGGGGAGTATGACAAGCTTAATCGTCGACTTTGATCCGTTAGAACCTCATCATACGTGGGAAGACATAACCGATGATGGATATATCCGGACTCACAATGAAAATGGAAATACATTATATGTGGTAGATCTATGTATCGACCCTGATTATAGGGGATTTAAACTTGGAAAAGTCTTGATGAATGCCATGTTTGAGATTGTGGTTCATTTAAAATTGGATCGCTTACTTGGCGGCGGTCGGATCCCTACCTATCATAAAGTGGCCAAAGATTTTCCGATTGATGATTATATACAGAAATTAACGAGTGGAGAATTCAAGGATCCCGTCATTACGTTTCTTCTGCAAACAGGACGCACTCCATTAAAAGCGGTTAAAGGGTACCTGAAGGATGAAGAATCTTGTGACTATGGGATTTTAATGGAATGGAAAAATCCTTTTAAAAGTTCAAAGTTCTAA